GCCCATATAGGACTGTTACAATATCCCTTTGATCCGCGCGAACATGATATATCCGGGGTTGAATCAATCAAAAAGCCACTGGCATTGTACTGTCCGAACCCCATCTTCATGATGTAAAATGAATGTCCGTGTAAATGCACCGGATGTGACCACCCTTTCCCATTTCCGAGGTTGGTCAGTGTAAATTGGTATACCTTTCCATTCTCTATTTCCTGTGTGTATGTACATCTGCATGTTGTGTCCTCACAATTCAGATCACAGACAGTGTTGACGTCTTCGGGCTGTGAGTAGATAGGAGCCACAGGAGGTACCCATTGACGGCCATTCACCCATCCTTCCATATAGCCAACAGGCCCCGGaaaagcaaaattaaaaaagtaCTCCTCATCGATGGTGCTGACATCTTGCGGCCGAGAATTGAAATCATCTGTTCTTGCGTCATTATATGtcaaacaaatttcattttttctttcaggAAAAAGATAGGGACAGTTAAATATCACGCATTTGTCTGTCGAGGTACACGGATTTTTACTGGCCTTACCTGGGTTTAAGTTCCGGGTACTTCCTATGTAATGAATGATGGCTTCCGCAACGTGGTACTCGCCTCTTTTAGTGATTTCACTTTCGACTTCCAGTGTCTGTGCAACAAGTAAATAGTTACCTTTTGGTTTCTCCAACTTGTCTGTGAACAGTACGAAATCATATCTTTCTCCTGGATTGATGATGAACGATTCCACAATCATGGGTTTCAATGCGAATCCGTCCGAGGCAACAACTGTTATTTTCGGGTGGCCTTCCACGTACACACGGAATGGATAAAGAGTGGCTGCACTGATCACCCTGAAGGTGTAGTTCCTATTTGGAGCCACATCAAATTCAGTCAGCGGAGCCTCGTTATGTTCAGTAGAACTCTTGTAGTAACGACCTTTCCCATTCACCAATCCCGAATGGTATCTGTATCTACTGTACATGCCACCGTCGACCGAAGATGTTGTATTGTACGGTATGTTCTTCTTCTGGTCATATACACCGTACAATATGCGTTGAAATATTGTGGGTGTGTCGTCTCCGTGGTTCCAGTCCTGCAGCATCACAACATGTTCGTCTCTTGTTTCTGACGGAAGCTCCAGTTTTGGATATACAACAATAGCTCCATACAAACCCATTGTTCTCTGATCACCGATGTGGGCGTGGTAAAAACTGGTGCCATGCGGCTTGGCCTTAAACTTGTAAGTAAACTCCTGGCCGTGTCCTAGTGGACATTGGGATACCAT
This genomic window from Pecten maximus unplaced genomic scaffold, xPecMax1.1, whole genome shotgun sequence contains:
- the LOC117319143 gene encoding oxydoreductase ptaK-like encodes the protein MGEAGIVFIGYILAISLTVTSFQNIGSIWDEVQTRKNPCRDTTCGKGQNVCECFLTVSHRLTMMIEEERSLVVPRGGQLYEYNKPNEPIIKADQIPYILTADANNSRLVISVNRLFPGPQITAYEDQTLIIHVRNLMDTDSTTVHWHGMHQQGSTYADGVAMVSQCPLGHGQEFTYKFKAKPHGTSFYHAHIGDQRTMGLYGAIVVYPKLELPSETRDEHVVMLQDWNHGDDTPTIFQRILYGVYDQKKNIPYNTTSSVDGGMYSRYRYHSGLVNGKGRYYKSSTEHNEAPLTEFDVAPNRNYTFRVISAATLYPFRVYVEGHPKITVVASDGFALKPMIVESFIINPGERYDFVLFTDKLEKPKGNYLLVAQTLEVESEITKRGEYHVAEAIIHYIGSTRNLNPGKASKNPCTSTDKCVIFNCPYLFPERKNEICLTYNDARTDDFNSRPQDVSTIDEEYFFNFAFPGPVGYMEGWVNGRQWVPPVAPIYSQPEDVNTVCDLNCEDTTCRCTYTQEIENGKVYQFTLTNLGNGKGWSHPVHLHGHSFYIMKMGFGQYNASGFLIDSTPDISCSRGSKGYCNSPIWANASWNGGNVPGLVLDNTAQKDTIIVPTHGYVVIRFKADNPGAWFFHCHIDLHNTNGMGLVIIESPVNYPKVPNDFPVWGDFKEQNDDDDNNKDESGPGFGAGIGAGIGISVGVALLIGLGICIVMRNKQSQEEV